The following coding sequences are from one Ramlibacter henchirensis window:
- the can gene encoding carbonate dehydratase, with the protein MAEIQDLFTHNRAWAAQMERERPGFFTSLKNQQKPKFMWIGCSDSRVPANQITGLEPGEVFVHRNVANVVVHSDLNALSAIQFAVEMLKVEHVMVVGHYGCGGVLAALDNVRVGLADNWIRHIQDVRDRHRGILDNIAPDKRGDALVDLNVIEQVVNVCVSTVMTDAWAKGQKITVHGWAYGVHDGLLQDLHMDVSSADAIEPLYRAAVHGVVEARR; encoded by the coding sequence ATGGCCGAGATCCAAGACCTGTTCACCCACAACCGCGCCTGGGCCGCGCAGATGGAGCGCGAGCGGCCCGGCTTCTTCACCAGCCTGAAGAACCAGCAGAAGCCCAAGTTCATGTGGATCGGCTGCAGCGACAGCCGCGTGCCCGCCAACCAGATCACCGGGCTGGAACCGGGCGAGGTGTTCGTGCACCGCAACGTCGCCAACGTCGTGGTGCATTCGGACCTGAATGCGCTGTCGGCGATCCAGTTCGCGGTCGAGATGCTGAAGGTCGAGCACGTGATGGTGGTCGGCCACTACGGCTGCGGCGGCGTGCTGGCGGCGCTGGACAACGTGCGGGTCGGCCTGGCCGACAACTGGATCCGACACATCCAGGACGTGCGCGACCGGCACCGCGGCATCCTCGACAACATCGCGCCGGACAAGCGCGGCGACGCCCTGGTGGACCTGAACGTCATCGAGCAGGTGGTCAACGTCTGCGTCAGCACCGTGATGACGGATGCGTGGGCCAAGGGCCAGAAGATCACGGTGCACGGCTGGGCGTACGGCGTGCACGACGGCCTGCTGCAGGACCTGCACATGGACGTTTCCAGCGCGGATGCCATCGAGCCTCTGTACCGCGCCGCGGTGCACGGCGTTGTGGAGGCGCGCCGTTAG
- the aceK gene encoding bifunctional isocitrate dehydrogenase kinase/phosphatase — MFPQRLDSPLAYDIAKAMLDGFNRHYRLFRLESQRAKHRFETADWHGQQRAQRERIEFYDLRVKEAVARLEKEFRAGEQPMEVWHQVKLHYIGLLIEHHQPELAETFFNSVTTKILHRTYFHNDFIFVRPAVSTEYIENDEPAAAPTYRAYYPTRETLHENIVRIITNFRLQLPFEDLDRDARHVLAAVGARLSQVKLRANFQIQVLSSLFFRNKGAYVVGKLINGFNEVPFALPILHNQQGKLVVDACLFGEDDLQMLFSFARAYFMVDMEIPAAYVQFLRSLMPRKPRAEIYNALGLAKQGKTLFYRDFLYHLKHSSDKFRIAPGIKGMVMLVFDLPSFPYVFKVIKDYYPPQKDTTREQIKRKYLLVKQHDRVGRMADTLEYSEVAFARDRFEEDLIEEIREFAPSQLEISDRDGDGHEEVIIKHLYIERRMIPLNIYLQEAFDAGATDQVERAVVEYGNAIKDLVAANIFPGDMLWKNFGVTRNGKVVFYDYDEIEYLTECNFRKVPAARNEEEEMSGEVWYSVGPKDVFPETFEPFLLGNPSVREVFLAHHGDLLDAEFWQGHKARIQAGHVHDVFPYEHDKRFEHTAARVHG; from the coding sequence ATGTTCCCGCAGCGCCTGGACTCCCCGCTGGCCTACGACATCGCCAAGGCGATGCTCGACGGCTTCAACCGGCACTACCGGCTGTTCCGCCTGGAGTCGCAGCGCGCCAAGCACCGCTTCGAGACGGCGGACTGGCACGGCCAGCAGCGAGCGCAGCGCGAGCGCATCGAGTTCTACGACCTGCGCGTGAAGGAAGCGGTGGCGCGGCTCGAGAAGGAGTTTCGCGCCGGCGAGCAGCCGATGGAGGTGTGGCACCAGGTCAAGCTGCACTACATCGGCCTTTTGATCGAGCACCACCAGCCGGAGCTGGCGGAGACCTTCTTCAACTCGGTCACCACCAAGATCCTGCACCGCACCTACTTCCACAACGACTTCATCTTCGTGCGCCCGGCGGTCAGCACCGAGTACATCGAGAACGACGAGCCGGCCGCCGCGCCGACCTACCGCGCCTACTACCCGACGCGCGAGACGCTGCACGAGAACATCGTGCGCATCATCACCAACTTCCGCCTGCAGCTGCCCTTCGAGGACCTGGACCGCGATGCGCGCCACGTGCTGGCCGCCGTGGGCGCGCGGCTGTCGCAGGTGAAGCTGCGCGCCAACTTCCAGATCCAGGTGCTGTCGTCCCTGTTCTTCCGCAACAAGGGCGCGTACGTGGTGGGCAAACTGATCAACGGCTTCAACGAAGTACCGTTCGCACTGCCCATCCTGCACAACCAGCAGGGCAAGCTGGTGGTGGACGCCTGCCTGTTCGGCGAGGACGACCTGCAGATGCTGTTCTCCTTCGCCCGCGCCTACTTCATGGTGGACATGGAGATCCCCGCGGCCTACGTGCAGTTCCTGCGCTCGCTGATGCCGCGCAAGCCGCGCGCCGAGATCTACAACGCGCTCGGCCTGGCCAAGCAGGGCAAGACGCTGTTCTACCGGGACTTCCTCTACCACCTGAAGCACTCGAGCGACAAGTTCCGCATCGCGCCGGGCATCAAGGGCATGGTGATGCTGGTGTTCGACCTGCCCTCGTTCCCCTACGTCTTCAAGGTGATCAAGGACTACTACCCGCCGCAGAAGGACACCACGCGCGAGCAGATCAAGCGCAAGTACCTGCTGGTCAAGCAGCACGACCGCGTGGGCCGCATGGCGGACACGCTGGAGTACAGCGAGGTGGCGTTCGCGCGGGACCGGTTCGAGGAAGACCTGATCGAGGAGATCCGCGAGTTCGCGCCCAGCCAGCTGGAGATCAGCGACCGCGACGGCGACGGCCACGAGGAAGTGATCATCAAGCACCTCTACATCGAGAGGCGCATGATCCCGCTCAACATCTACCTGCAGGAAGCGTTCGATGCGGGCGCCACCGACCAGGTCGAGCGTGCCGTCGTCGAATACGGCAACGCGATCAAGGACCTGGTGGCCGCCAACATCTTCCCGGGCGACATGCTGTGGAAGAACTTCGGCGTCACGCGCAACGGCAAGGTCGTCTTCTACGACTACGACGAGATCGAATACCTCACGGAGTGCAACTTCCGCAAGGTGCCCGCCGCGCGCAACGAGGAGGAGGAGATGTCCGGCGAGGTCTGGTATTCCGTCGGGCCGAAGGACGTCTTCCCGGAAACCTTCGAACCCTTCCTGCTGGGCAACCCGTCCGTGCGCGAGGTGTTCCTGGCCCACCACGGCGACCTGCTCGATGCGGAGTTCTGGCAGGGCCACAAGGCGCGCATCCAGGCCGGCCACGTGCACGACGTGTTCCCGTACGAGCACGACAAGCGCTTCGAGCACACCGCTGCGAGGGTCCACGGATGA